From Toxorhynchites rutilus septentrionalis strain SRP chromosome 2, ASM2978413v1, whole genome shotgun sequence, a single genomic window includes:
- the LOC129764691 gene encoding uncharacterized protein LOC129764691 — MIVNLDSIIQILGNIEEQIEFAKLNILNRNLFSFEEKKYIFNRLNAQKLKLDYLDQIFQYSSGSVIVSQGEIIILVKIPILGDNEFDLINIQTLNINSTRISTDVKLVAKHGDIIYRQSELCDICEATTLLEDDCIYNLLNHQTPKCIIKPVRQPIRVEEIKKGVILVDTNKNVLISDSCNNSRLINTPTIIETNNCTIKVMNITFNNQVTFGNSEEYLLPIYGNKLIQLNYTEENNEINHLKLENLNSLQDIKLDLHRSKRTTTIGGGVLLMLIIICSFTIYIIDRRFKAKERATLEIRSHVGTTTELKQTIGKGEFGPLPSLVLFERSSEDGRESKGGGVTPQPTDQGVPEVKTSAKAQPRPIATDRGVKVTPRV, encoded by the coding sequence ATGATTGTAAACCTTGACTCTATAATTCAGATTCTCggaaatattgaagaacaaatcgagtttgctaaactcaacattttaaacagaaatttattttcatttgaagagAAGAAGTACATTTTCAACAGACTCAATGCTCAAAAGCTAAAGCTAGACTATTTAGATCAAATATTCCAGTACAGCTCAGGAAGCGTTATTGTAAGCCAAGGTGAAATTATAATACTGGTGAAAATACCCATCCTCGGGGACAACGAGTTCGACCTGATCAACATTCAGACGCTCAACATAAACAGTACACGAATCAGCACAGACGTAAAACTGGTGGCAAAGCATGGAGACATCATTTACAGACAAAGCGAACTTTGCGACATTTGCGAAGCTACAACCCTTCTCGAAGATGATTGCATCTATAACCTTCTGAATCACCAAACACCAAAATGTATCATAAAACCCGTCAGACAACCCATCCGTGTCGAAGAAATTAAGAAAGGAGTCATACTTGTtgacacaaacaaaaatgtattgATCTCTGATTCATGCAACAATTCCAGACTGATCAACACCCCGACAATCATCGAAACAAACAACTGTACAATCAAAGTGATGAACATCACCTTCAATAACCAAGTAACTTTTGGAAATAGTGAAGAATACCTTCTCCCAATATACGGAAATAAGTTGATACAATTAAACTATACAGAGGAGAATAATGAAATCAACCACCTCAAATTGGAAAACCTTAACAGTCTGCAGGACATAAAGTTAGACCTGCATCGTTCAAAAAGGACAACAACCATCGGAGGAGGAGTCCTCCTCATGCTAATCATTATCTGTTCTTTTACCATTTATATCATCGACAGAAGATTCAAAGCGAAGGAAAGAGCAACTCTGGAAATTCGAAGCCATGTTGGAACCACCACGGAACTTAAACAAACCATTGGAAAAGGAGAATTTGGACCATTACCGAGTCTCGTCCTTTTCGAAAGATCGTCCGAGGACGGACGAGAATCTAAGGGGGGAGGCGTTACACCACAACCGACCGACCAAGGCGTCCCAGAAGTCAAGACGTCAGCAAAAGCCCAGCCGAGACCCATAGCAACAGACAGAGGCGTCAAAGTTACACCGCGCGTGTAA